Proteins encoded together in one Campylobacter peloridis LMG 23910 window:
- a CDS encoding enoyl-ACP reductase, translating to MDTFFQNKTLVISGGTRGIGKAIVYEFAKAGANIAFTYNSNAQIAEDMVKDLENNYKIKAKAYEFNILEPETYKELFEKIDQDFDRIDFFISNAIISGRAVVGGYTKFMKLKPRGINNIFTATVNAFVVGAQEAAKRMEKAGGGSIISISSTGNLVHIENYAGHGTAKAAVEAMARYAATELGSKNIRVNVVSGGPIDTDALKAFTNYEEVKNATINLSPLNRIGEPQDLAGACLFLCSNKANWITGHTLIVDGGTTFK from the coding sequence ATGGATACTTTTTTTCAAAACAAAACTTTAGTTATTAGCGGTGGAACAAGAGGAATTGGAAAAGCTATAGTATATGAGTTTGCAAAAGCAGGAGCTAATATAGCTTTTACTTATAATTCTAATGCACAAATTGCTGAGGATATGGTAAAGGATTTAGAAAATAACTATAAAATTAAAGCAAAAGCTTATGAATTTAACATACTTGAACCAGAAACTTATAAAGAATTATTTGAAAAAATTGATCAAGATTTTGACAGAATAGATTTTTTCATCTCTAATGCTATTATCTCAGGTCGTGCTGTTGTAGGTGGATATACTAAATTTATGAAATTAAAACCTCGTGGAATAAATAATATTTTTACAGCAACCGTAAATGCTTTTGTAGTAGGAGCACAAGAAGCAGCAAAAAGAATGGAAAAAGCTGGTGGTGGTAGTATAATTTCTATATCATCGACTGGAAATTTAGTTCACATTGAAAATTATGCAGGACATGGCACAGCTAAAGCCGCAGTAGAGGCTATGGCACGCTATGCAGCTACTGAACTTGGTTCTAAAAATATACGCGTTAATGTGGTAAGTGGTGGGCCGATTGATACCGACGCACTTAAAGCTTTCACAAACTACGAAGAAGTTAAAAATGCAACTATTAATCTTAGTCCGTTAAATCGTATTGGAGAGCCTCAGGATTTAGCTGGAGCTTGTTTATTTTTATGTTCAAATAAGGCAAATTGGATCACAGGCCACACTTTAATTGTAGATGGTGGAACTACTTTTAAATAA
- the rseP gene encoding RIP metalloprotease RseP, giving the protein MKSYIFLFIILAIGFKFYSFSFLITLLVISFLIFFHELGHFLAAKHMKVDVEIFSIGFGKAIFKRQYKNTEYRLSALPFGGYVKLKGQDDLNPSEKNYDPNSYNSLTPLAKIYILFAGPFFNFFLAFLLYIAIGFLGIQKIAPIIGNIAPNSAAAKANLQIGDKILAIDGIKIQNFEEISKLVHIKPTLLKIERNGQIIDITLTPQIDQGYNEFYQKVQKPLIGIAPKNEFVTIYHQGFSSIKYAYEESLEASMLIFKGLAKIISGELDAKNMGGIITMVDITSKAANTSIVVLFLITALISINLGVLNLLPIPALDGGHILFNFYELIFKKEVPRICFEYLSYFGMALLLTLMIFVTYNDITRFMSN; this is encoded by the coding sequence TTGAAATCATATATTTTTTTATTTATCATTTTAGCCATAGGATTTAAATTTTATTCTTTTAGTTTTTTAATAACACTTTTAGTAATATCTTTTTTAATTTTCTTTCACGAGTTGGGACATTTTTTGGCTGCAAAGCATATGAAAGTAGATGTAGAAATTTTTAGCATAGGTTTTGGAAAAGCAATTTTTAAAAGACAATACAAAAATACAGAATATCGTTTATCAGCTTTACCTTTTGGTGGGTATGTTAAGCTCAAAGGACAAGATGACTTAAATCCAAGCGAAAAAAACTATGATCCTAATAGCTATAATAGCTTAACACCTTTAGCTAAAATTTATATACTTTTTGCAGGGCCATTTTTTAATTTTTTCTTAGCTTTTTTGCTCTATATAGCCATAGGTTTTTTAGGTATTCAAAAAATAGCTCCTATCATAGGAAATATAGCTCCTAATTCAGCAGCTGCTAAAGCAAATTTACAAATTGGAGATAAAATTTTAGCCATTGATGGAATAAAAATTCAAAATTTTGAAGAAATTAGCAAACTAGTTCATATCAAACCTACTTTATTAAAAATAGAAAGAAATGGGCAAATTATCGATATCACCCTTACCCCACAAATTGATCAAGGTTATAATGAATTTTATCAAAAAGTGCAAAAACCACTTATTGGTATAGCTCCTAAAAATGAATTTGTAACTATTTATCATCAAGGTTTTAGTAGTATAAAATATGCTTATGAAGAAAGCCTAGAAGCTTCTATGTTGATTTTTAAAGGATTAGCTAAAATCATAAGCGGAGAATTAGACGCTAAAAATATGGGTGGAATTATCACTATGGTAGATATAACCTCCAAGGCAGCAAATACTAGCATAGTAGTTTTATTTTTAATCACAGCTTTAATTTCTATCAATCTTGGTGTTTTAAATTTACTACCTATTCCTGCTTTAGATGGAGGACATATACTCTTTAATTTTTATGAGTTAATTTTTAAAAAAGAAGTCCCAAGAATATGTTTTGAGTATCTTAGTTATTTTGGAATGGCTCTACTTTTAACCTTAATGATATTTGTTACTTATAATGATATAACCCGTTTTATGAGTAATTAG
- a CDS encoding inverse autotransporter beta-barrel domain-containing protein: MRIFYLVLFLFSQSFSSSLEESLNVDTNITLDTNKEKVSKQVLFKKPEEYHAQNIDFNTFASNSLGKLLNLSSHDKTESNIDFNALNINIKNINSLLDYENSSLLLEKQAKIGELEQAYSIGLINRYEFDNLKFGFNFFNDQYKETYAKKSFGTELQFSSLFKAYANYYDIKENDADDSTEVGIMFDLPYFRVLNINTNIKETQKQYNITYSPFSILDLSLNYQDEKISKDQTAMWVKFKLSYEQNLIKQIYNGWYQPNHINQFDRYDFATRNY; encoded by the coding sequence ATGAGAATCTTTTATTTGGTTTTATTTTTATTTAGTCAAAGTTTTTCTTCTAGTTTAGAAGAGAGTTTAAATGTAGATACTAACATCACGCTTGATACAAATAAAGAAAAAGTTTCAAAACAAGTTTTATTTAAAAAACCAGAAGAATATCATGCTCAAAATATAGATTTTAACACTTTTGCATCAAATTCTTTAGGAAAACTTTTAAATTTAAGCTCTCATGATAAAACAGAATCGAATATAGATTTTAATGCTTTAAATATTAATATTAAAAATATTAATTCTTTGTTAGATTATGAAAATTCTTCTTTGCTTTTAGAAAAACAAGCAAAAATAGGTGAATTAGAGCAAGCATATTCTATAGGACTTATTAATCGTTATGAATTTGATAATTTAAAATTTGGTTTTAATTTTTTTAACGATCAATATAAAGAAACATATGCTAAAAAAAGTTTTGGAACAGAGTTGCAATTTAGTAGTTTATTTAAGGCTTATGCAAATTATTATGATATTAAGGAAAATGATGCTGATGATAGTACTGAAGTGGGTATTATGTTTGATTTACCATATTTTCGTGTTTTGAATATAAATACAAATATTAAAGAAACTCAAAAGCAATATAATATTACTTATTCTCCATTTTCAATTTTAGACTTATCGTTAAACTATCAAGATGAAAAAATATCAAAAGATCAAACTGCTATGTGGGTTAAATTTAAGCTTAGTTATGAACAAAATCTTATAAAACAAATCTACAATGGATGGTATCAACCAAATCATATTAATCAATTTGATAGATATGATTTTGCAACTAGAAATTACTAA
- the pgsA gene encoding CDP-diacylglycerol--glycerol-3-phosphate 3-phosphatidyltransferase produces the protein MNLPNILAFIRILLAPLLFFLLINDFENIHPSWVNYFACVVFGIAALTDFFDGYIARTWNQTTKLGAIIDPLADKMLVLAAFLGLLLTQRADPWIIYIILVREFFITGFRVVMVSEKIDVSASFAGKIKTTFQMIAIIFLIMQWPFANVLLFIALILTLYSAFEYILAYVNHLKKV, from the coding sequence ATGAATTTACCCAATATCTTAGCTTTTATAAGAATACTATTAGCCCCGCTTTTATTTTTTTTATTAATCAATGATTTTGAAAATATCCATCCTAGCTGGGTAAATTACTTTGCTTGTGTTGTATTTGGCATAGCTGCTTTAACAGATTTTTTTGATGGTTATATCGCAAGAACTTGGAATCAAACAACAAAGCTTGGGGCTATCATCGATCCACTAGCTGATAAAATGCTTGTTTTGGCTGCTTTTTTGGGTTTATTATTAACCCAAAGAGCTGATCCTTGGATAATTTACATCATTTTAGTAAGAGAATTTTTTATCACTGGTTTTAGAGTTGTTATGGTTAGTGAAAAGATTGATGTCAGTGCTTCTTTTGCGGGAAAAATAAAAACGACATTTCAAATGATAGCTATTATATTTTTAATTATGCAATGGCCATTTGCTAATGTTTTATTATTCATTGCTTTAATACTAACTTTATATTCTGCTTTTGAATATATTTTAGCTTATGTAAATCACCTAAAAAAGGTTTAA
- the dapA gene encoding 4-hydroxy-tetrahydrodipicolinate synthase yields the protein MNNKIIIGAMTALITPFKNGKLDEQTYHKLIKRQIANGIDAVVPVGTTGESATLTHEEHRICIEIALDACKGSDCKVLAGAGSNATHEAVSLAKFAQEHGADGILSVTPYYNKPTQEGLYLHYKEIAKSIDIPVLLYNVPGRTGCELQTDTIIRLFRDCENIYGVKEASGSIDKCVDLLAHEPRMMLLSGEDAINYPILSNGGKGVISVTSNLLPDMISKLTHLALEEKYIEAKKINDELYNINKILFCESNPIPIKAAMFIAGLTPTLEYRLPLCKPSDCNLAKIETIMKNYNIKGF from the coding sequence ATGAACAATAAAATTATTATAGGTGCAATGACAGCTTTAATAACTCCATTTAAAAATGGAAAATTAGATGAGCAAACTTATCACAAACTTATAAAAAGACAAATTGCAAATGGAATTGATGCAGTTGTTCCTGTTGGAACCACCGGAGAAAGTGCTACTTTGACACATGAAGAGCATAGAATTTGCATAGAAATAGCTTTAGATGCTTGTAAAGGAAGTGATTGTAAAGTTTTAGCAGGAGCAGGAAGCAATGCTACGCACGAAGCTGTAAGCTTAGCTAAATTTGCCCAAGAACATGGTGCTGATGGTATTTTAAGCGTAACTCCATACTATAATAAACCAACTCAAGAGGGTTTGTATCTTCACTATAAAGAAATAGCAAAAAGTATTGATATACCTGTTCTTTTATATAATGTCCCAGGAAGAACAGGATGCGAACTTCAAACTGATACCATTATAAGGTTGTTTAGAGATTGTGAAAATATTTATGGGGTTAAAGAAGCTAGCGGGAGCATTGATAAATGTGTTGATTTATTGGCACATGAGCCTAGAATGATGCTTTTAAGCGGAGAAGATGCTATTAATTATCCTATACTTTCAAATGGTGGCAAAGGAGTCATTTCAGTTACTTCAAATTTACTTCCTGATATGATTTCAAAATTAACTCATTTAGCTTTAGAAGAAAAATACATTGAAGCAAAAAAAATTAACGATGAGTTGTATAATATTAATAAAATTTTATTTTGCGAAAGCAATCCTATACCTATTAAAGCGGCGATGTTTATTGCAGGTTTAACCCCTACTTTAGAGTATCGTTTACCACTTTGTAAACCTAGCGATTGTAATTTAGCAAAAATAGAAACAATTATGAAAAATTATAATATCAAAGGATTTTAA
- a CDS encoding M16 family metallopeptidase: protein MINYQKITLENKLEIYTLPVNKKSGVISVDIFYKVGSRNEKMGKSGIAHMLEHLNFKSTKNLKAGEFDKIVKGFGGVDNASTGFDYTHYFIKCSSENLDKSLWLFAELMRNLNLKDDEFQPERNVVLEERRWRTDNNPLGYLYFRLYNHAFLHHPYHWTPIGFFKDIQNWKIEDIQEFHQTFYQPKNAILLVSGDINENEVFTLAKKHFQDIKNTKEIPIVHEKEPEQDGAKRVILHKESDTQLLALAYKIPAFNHEDMPKLCALSELLGNGKSSLISEILIDKLELINEFYAYASENIDENLFIFICVCNENIKAEDVEKELLKILENIKNGQFDDKILTKIKNSVKSDFIFSLNNASSVSNIYGSYLAKGDLKPLLDYEKNINALSKKDLITCAKKYFHENKSTTIILRRSEDEQ, encoded by the coding sequence ATGATTAATTATCAAAAAATCACCCTTGAAAATAAACTTGAAATTTACACTTTACCTGTTAACAAAAAAAGCGGAGTTATAAGTGTAGATATATTTTATAAAGTTGGCTCAAGAAATGAAAAAATGGGAAAAAGCGGCATAGCCCATATGCTTGAACATTTAAATTTTAAAAGTACAAAAAATTTAAAAGCAGGTGAATTTGATAAAATAGTTAAAGGTTTTGGTGGGGTAGATAATGCAAGCACTGGCTTTGACTATACGCATTATTTTATAAAATGTTCTAGTGAAAATTTAGATAAATCTTTATGGCTTTTTGCTGAATTAATGCGTAATTTAAATTTAAAAGATGATGAGTTTCAACCTGAAAGAAATGTTGTTTTAGAAGAAAGGCGTTGGAGAACTGATAATAATCCTTTGGGTTATTTGTATTTTAGATTATACAATCATGCCTTTTTACATCATCCATACCATTGGACCCCGATAGGATTTTTTAAAGATATACAAAATTGGAAAATAGAGGATATACAAGAATTTCATCAAACTTTTTATCAACCAAAAAATGCTATATTATTGGTTAGTGGAGATATAAATGAAAATGAAGTTTTTACTTTAGCTAAAAAACACTTTCAAGATATAAAAAATACCAAAGAAATTCCTATAGTTCATGAAAAAGAACCTGAGCAAGATGGTGCCAAACGCGTAATCTTGCATAAAGAAAGTGACACGCAATTACTAGCACTTGCATATAAAATTCCAGCATTTAATCATGAAGATATGCCAAAACTTTGTGCATTGAGCGAACTTTTAGGTAATGGAAAAAGTTCTTTAATAAGTGAAATTTTAATTGATAAATTAGAATTAATCAACGAATTTTATGCTTATGCGAGTGAAAATATAGATGAGAATTTATTTATATTTATTTGCGTATGCAATGAAAATATTAAAGCAGAAGATGTTGAAAAAGAACTCTTAAAGATTTTAGAAAATATCAAAAATGGTCAATTTGATGATAAAATTTTAACAAAAATTAAAAATTCTGTAAAAAGTGATTTTATATTTTCTTTAAACAATGCAAGTAGTGTTTCAAACATCTATGGCTCTTATCTTGCAAAAGGAGATTTAAAACCTTTGCTTGATTATGAAAAAAACATAAATGCATTAAGCAAAAAAGATTTGATTACTTGTGCTAAAAAATATTTTCATGAAAACAAATCCACTACTATCATTTTAAGAAGGAGTGAAGATGAACAATAA